The DNA region TGACCATCAAAAAGTGGGTAACGATGAATTTTATCTGGCCACTCATCATTTTTGAGCTTTGAATGATGATCTTCCCGCTGCGGCAGATTACAATCTAGATGCGCAGCGGAAATATCTTCCTGAGCTGAGGAGGTGATCGACTCCGTATCATGGGTTTCAATGGGATCAACAGATCTTTcagcatcatcatcatccaccAAGGAATCCAACGATGCAACTGACATCGCGCCGAGGAGTGGGGCCGAAGAACCGTGCTGCTTCGCCTTTGCTCTTCTCTGCCATCCATGTAGTGATCTCCTCACGTTTTCGGATATCACTGTTTTCTTGAACCTCGAACCCATCTGCATTGCCGTATATATAGCCATCAATCACTTACACTGCAGTCATACGGATAATTTCTGCTGGGAAGTAAATTGAAAAGATATGATTCTGTTACGTTTTACTAATACGTATGCCAAGGGAGAGATCGAGAAAAAGAAACCTGAGTGACAATAACATAGAGTGGGAAAGTAACAAAGCTACACCAAAACTGGGACACGACCCTGCAATTGCATCAGAAGACCCATCAAATTCCTAGCAAGGCAGGTGGATATATATGCTTGCGCGGCGAAATTATAAGGTGCGTAGATCATTAAGGGCATTACCCGAACACCAGTCGGATCACGAGGAGGATGCGGTTATCCATGAAGCAAGTAGTGTCTCGGATTTCCCACTACAATTGTAGTTTGAGTTATGATTGAATACCACAAAGCAATTCAAGTCTATTCACATATCACATGATAGATTCCTTTTGTTCTAAATCAAGGAGGCTATTCAGAACTTGAGAAGAATTTTCGTTAACCGGGAACCTTTGACATGGTGCCTTCCTGAATTATTGTTCGAGTCGAAGCTCCATTTAATTTGGGAAAATTCGTCTGAGTTTATAATGAGAAATTGACAAGATCGGACAAATCATGCATATATGCTGACTGTGATTGAGATTGAAGCAGTTACCAGGGACCAGATGACTGTTGCCATCTCAAATGCATTCTGCCAAATAACGGAACATgagaagaggaaaaaagaatGCCATGAAGCGGGTGATGACTCGTGTTTGGAGTACTGATATGGCAAAACAAGATTATATAGCTGGGAAATTACTTGGAAAGATATGAACTGTATGAGCCACAAGAGAAGCCTCGGTTTTCCGAACCAAAAGAGCTCGTCCCTCAGCTTGAATTGCTGGTCTCCTGTGGGACACGAGTCCATGATTTCAACCGCCAGCTTTATGATGATGCGGTGTAGTTTTGTACCGATGAGAAGGATCAGCTAGTACAGCAAGAGATCGCGAATGATCAGTGCTGATTCATAGACTAGGAAGTGGGGAAAGTAATACGAGTCGGGAGGGAGGACTTACGAGTGATGGAAGGAATGACATCCAAAAGTAAATGTTGCTTCCTGAAAAGTGAAGCAGAAAATGAAACAGATGAGACAATGAACTGAAAGAAACAAAGTTTTGGTGGCTCGAGTGGACTTGTGAAGTGCAGAGCATTGCAGTGAATAGGATATAGCTCCATGTTCAATCCGAAGTAGAATTTACCGTGAAAATCTAAGAAGATGCAGAGTATCGCATATATCCAAAGTGGTATGCTGCAACAGGAACGATCAATAAGTGGCTAGACAAATTAGCTAACAAAGACATTCAGAATGTGCGTTTTTTATGAATAGCACcatggaagaagaaaaggttcCGGTTTGCGGAAGTTTGAAATTTTCTGCAGTCATGAACATCACAGACTGAACTTAAATATTTGATAAAAGAGAAGTGAAGAGGCTGTACCTAATGCCAACAATATCCCGGAACTCTTCCTCCATACTCCGGAGCATGTAGTTATGAAAATCGTATGATAATGGCAGTTCATGCATCTACAATTCAGAACCGAAAGAGTGACAAGCAGAATTTATTTATAGTGATCAAATGCATCAACTAACTGAACTATGCACAACACTTCACCCAAGAACAAAGACAACATAATCTCCGAATATAGATCAATGAACCGCCACTTGAGCTACTCTCGAAGTGAAAGTAAGTCGGGCTTGTGCGTGTTCCATGGGAATCAACTTACATTAATGAAGCCCAGGCGCAACGCCATATAATCAGGTCTGTTTATGGAACTCCAGAGCTGACGGCTGAAACAGAGCTGTGACAAATAAAACTTGCAAGTCATAGGTACTAAATTTGCGAGCCAATTACAAGTTATGCGGTAGACGCGACATAATTAATATTGCATATTATTGTGAAAACATATGTACCAGCCAAACAAGAACTCTGTGCTGGCTCCATGGATGAGAAGTGTGATGGAAAATGAAAGTCGACACTCGCATTATTCTTATATTACCGGAGGCCTCTCTTGGTGGACAACCTAGAACATCCAACAATTataaattgtgaaaatgaaGTATGCTGCTTGTAATGGCATAAGAATCCATCGATTGTACCAGGAAATATTATGACCTTCTGATCCTTGGATAGCCATtgtttttgcttggttttcCCATGTTGTCCAGCTGTATATCTAAACGACATAACAGGGAAAAACCAATAATCGTCAATTATTCCATATGAAAGCCGAACGATTAGAAAAGCGAATAAATGTGAGGTTTAAGGATTCGGACCTGTATCATGGCCAAAGCAATGGTTGCGAAGCTGTAAGAGACATGGATAACTGCAAGAACGAACAAGAACCGGCGAAGCTGCTCTAGACTTTCGTATGATGCGAAAGATTCATGGCCCTGGGAAAGAGTAAACCTTACGGTAAGGATTTGTTGCATCTATACACATGTACACATTAATTTGTTGTTTAAGAATGAGTGCTCGTGTCGGGAATTAAATTAAGCCCCAGATAAAGCGCATAATAAGACTAAACATCGAGAGAAAATTAAACCCTGGTGTGCTATGTCTAAGAAGGTATTACCCTAAATCGAAAGGAAACCAACTAAATTGTTTTCTTATGCCACACAATGGTCACAGAGAAGATCGCTATGTAATGGTAAAGAACCTAAGAGACACCAACCTCTTGACAAAAATTACGCTGTCCAGTTAACGCCTGCTGATCTTTAGAAACCGAACTATTCAAGTAGTACAAAGTTAAATGCTCTGTTGATGACTTGTAATCGTCTTGCCTTGCGCACGGATAGAATCGGCTGCTAAGGGCAGAGGACTTGATACAAACCTTGGCTATGAATTCGATCCAATGACCCATCAGCAAAGATAGCAACCCGAAGAGCATCAGCTCTGCTATCCCAATTGCAACATGTCAATTAACCAAGTTACGGGAATCGGATATCACACAACGGAATAGTAACAGCACGAAGAACGAATCATTAGAAATAGAACTGCCATGTTTGACTTCACTTCCTCCTcaccttccttgatcttctcCAGAGCAGCAAGAAGAGACTTCCTCTTAGTTCTATCCAACCACTGCCAATAAAACCGGAAATGAAGAATGTGATCAATGAACAGAGAAGGGCAGCCAGTCGACGCTTTTAGCacgaaaattttcatattcagGTGTACATCTTGTCTTTCGATGTCCTATTTCCGGGAACACAAGTTGTTGCCTGTTACATCTTTTTTCACATCGAATGAAGCAGAGAAAGTAGAGAATGGAGCAAAGAGAGACCTTGGCAGTCCATTTGAGACAGGCgtggaagaagaagccgaaaGCGACCATGACAGTGACAACGGAGGCCACAGAGTAAGTTGGGGTTTCAGCTAAAGACCTTCCTTCCTCTGTTCCCTCCTCCATAGCCGGACAAGCTCACCGAACTATTTACTTCtttgttcttgttcttcttgttgttgttcttcttcttctctcttcgAGTCAGACAGAGAGTCTTTGGTTTGCAGCAGCTCCATTACATGTAACATTGGACAGAGTGGGGTATCATTAAAAACATCAGCATTTATATTCGTTTGGTGGGCTTTTGGATTGTTTAAGAACACAGACGCCCTCCCATGGCGGATTAAATGCAACCTGAGTGGGGTGTTACAGACCGAGTTGACAGAAACTGGCCCCACATACACACACGATCCCCCCGCCTTAACTGTATAACTTGGAAGAATTTTTTAACTGTGATCGATTCAGTCTACCATGATATCAGCACCGCATGACACATAGCCGTCATCTTTCATTTCAAGGACTCTTAGGATCGGTCCGCTCCTTTTGATCGAATTCATTCTACAACAATGAGGTAACTCATTCCGTGGTGGTGGGTTGAATCACTAGACACAGACGTATAAAGTGATATTTCGTCTCGTATTCACCATTTATGGAATTGCCTCACTGTTTGTGGTACACGAATAATCACACGGTTGGCCGCAGTAAAACTGTAAAACTGCCAATGCACCAGCATCCTTATGGAAGttaattattgtttttaaaatttcattaaattgaataaaaaattacaatgtGGATAATGGAGACAACTGATATTAAGTGCATCATGCCCAGATATGCCTTTCCTCCCCTCGTTGGGCAtagtcaaaccaaaattaAGTGGGAGCATTTGATAGTTTTTTGTTATGAAAACATAGGCAGATGATTTACTAACGCAAAATATTGCATTCATTAATAATTTACGTCTGGTTAAGGATAATATCCATACGATAGAGGAGCAATGGCGGTCGCTGGCCATATTTCATCGTTGAAACCTGACGTAAACACAGTTTGGGTATGGAGACTTCTCTAGGTGCTCAAATACGCCGGCAGTTCActtaaaaatccctcttttttttttttttgcggcCTGAACCCTTGTATCCGAAGTTCAATTGGGGCCCgattaatccagtcgagcctGGTCGGctcactaaggggtaaagcttTTCTAATGTGGATAATAGAtattgtgcatcatgtcgatCTTGTTCGAAGAGCATTGATAATGTTTGTTCGGGATCTCTCCTTTAATCTGTAGAGTACCGatgatttctctttctttagaTACTCTTACCCAATCACTGTATTGAGATGGGATTCTTCATGTATATCAATCATCCGAGGTCGATTAGAGACAGTAACTCTCTCATTATCTGTCAAGTTAGATGAATACAATCTTGTTACATTTTCTTTACATTTCCCGCCGAAAGATCACACGAGAGGAGTGAAGACACTGGTCCTTACATTGGCACGCGGCCAGGGCATTTTCTGGTGGTTGTTCGCTACAGATAGTATGCAGCTTCGATCCACCGTGGTCAGACCAAAAACTTCCGATACTTCCCATGGAGACTTCGATCTCTTCCGTGGGATTTGCGGCAACCATGTAGATCACTGGGCAGTCTAGCTCGACAGAGCAGAGCAGGTGACCTGTGCTCCGCCATCTTCCAAAGACCACAGTGGGTGCCTTCCAGCAGGAAAACACCGATGAAAGATCCCACTGAGCACGATCTGCACCCTCAGAGAATTTTCCGGCGATAACAATCAACTAATCCTAAAAAAGGAGCGGAATCAAAGATTACCTCCCTCACGTCCTTTTCGAAAGGGACTGTCCTCAAACTCCTGCACCGGCCCAATGCCCATAAAAAGAAAGGTTCGAGTTATAACGAATAGTCGATTAGAGAAAGAAACGGAAAGCTCACATCAAAAAACAGGGAGTGAATATGGCCGAGAACTCCTAGAACTGTTGCCAGAGCTCCATCATTGGTCTCGCTCGCACCACTCTTACACTCGGAGAGTGATCCACCCGTCAAATGAAATTCCAACAGCTCAAGGCGAAGAAATGATACTTTTCCATTAGTATCAAATTGTTCCCTGCGCTTTATCCATGCCCACATAACCCAATAGCAAAGAATCTTTTAACCGTGACCGATTCAGTCCACCATGCCATTAAAACCAAATGACGTGTGGCTGTCATCTTCTGTTGAAAGGAGTCTTAGGAGTGGCTCCTTTCAGTAGAGTCTCTGCTGCAGCAGTGAGGCAATGCATTATACGATGGGTTGCCTCACTACACACAGACATATAAGTTGTTACATAAAGATGGTATTTCATCTACCAACTTGTACGCCTGGGTTGGCTCATCATTTATGTAATTACCTCACCATTTAACGTACACGGATCATCACACTGGCTGGCCGTAATAAAATCGGTAAAACTGCCAATGCATGAGCATGCTTATGGAAGTTAAATTCAACTACTTTTGTGACGCCCCAGTTTCGGAGCCTTGAAGAATCCAAAATTCAATGAGTTATAAGAGACTTAAAACATAAATATCGACATAATTTCCAAAATGATTACAAATTAATCCAAAATGAGTTATTATTTACAACAACATAAATTTCTAATACTTTTCATTTACAATTacaagccaaaaaaaatatatatacatatatattatatagatgaaATCCGCTATGCACTCTGATATGCAATTCTAGCCGACCTCCTGAGGAActcatttgaaaaatatgaaattggAATAGATTGAGCTCGATAGCCTAGTGAGTAATCACATCTAAAGTAGTCGAGTCTACGCATGggttcaatatatataaattaccaTAATCACAATATCGTTCTCAGGTCATCCTTGGCTCCTTCTCAGCTCCCTGATCACGGTGGCAGTTCCACATCTGGCGATCTCTTTGCCCTAGTATAGCCCTTTCCTCCTGTCGGGTCAATACTGATTCAGGGTGCCAGGGTCCACTAATCACTCGAAACTTGTTCGGAAACATATCAAATATCACAATCAATAATATCCAAAATCGATTCATGCTATACCGAAAATACATGCATGACTGGAACATTGCAGGGTCATGACTCCTAATAAAACACAAACTCTCTAATAAAACCCACTTAATACTCCAAATGTATGCCATACAAATTTGGTATGTTACAATCTTCCGGAGAAAATACACGGTCAAAGTCTCAAAGGGAATTAATTGGTGAAAACGTCCATATGTAGGTGTCAACGAGTAAGGAAAAATCGTCTAATtcaattacaataattttctttataaaacaaatttgctccaaatatattatttcctataataaaaatacgGGGTATTACAACTTTCATCTGAGACCAATAGTAGGATTGGTTTTTTGGCTTTGCGACGTAGTGGATAAGGCCAGTAAATGGTTGAAAATGTAGATTTCGAGCTTGTTAGTTTCGCAGATAATGCAGGAATTTCATATCGAATTGGGGGCTATCCTTTCCAATAAGAGAACGTTGGCATAAAAGCAGTATTCAGAATGCTAGTCATCGATACTAttaacaaattttgaaaaacttTCAATAACAGAAGAATCATTACAAAGTTGTTTCAGGTGATTGAAGGGTATGACCAGCAATTTGACATACCAATGCATGACCTTATGGTGAACAATCGTACCGACCGACAAACTATCCTTATGCTGATGCAGAAAGGTAACTAGATATTATACTGTATATCACTTACCTGTCCATCCGATTATTCACATCGAGACTTCTACTTGAAGCGAATTTTCCCTAATTTTCCATGGTTGTGTCGTTGAATACATTTAAGTTTCGATTGCATGTTCTGGTGGGCGAAAAGAATCCATGGTTTGATCATTGATCTTATTAAGGCATTTAGCTTGTCAGATAATACTTGATCATGAACAAACGCTGTATGTCTCTTTATTACTATCAGCAATTAATTCCCATCCATGATACTGAGTCGGAAGACATGAAGGGTATGTTCAAATCAAATATTGCCAGGAGAGGAGAAAATAAGAGCCAACATGAATCTGGAATGATGCCGATGTCTGCAATCTTATGACAAAGGAATATTTTATCTTCCCTAGTAAGAGGAAAACATtgctatttttggaaaaatataaTCACGATCATCGTCAATACTTACAAAAGATGCTGTTAGCTCATCCAGAAAGATCTTTTGGTGACTTCAGACTCACTGTATGTCTGGTGAACAATGATATTGCAGTCCAAGCATGGATAGTGAGTACATCATATTCATTAGCTTCAAATATGCGCTCAAATACTTCGGGAATATCAGTTCTCCTCAGGCTCTTGCTGTCCGGATTGTAGTAGAACAAACAGAACGGATCTGAAGGATGAGTGTGCCTGAACAATAATTCGCCGGCAGGGACTGTGCCTTCCAGTATAACATGTCGGTGCATAGTGATGTCCTTCCAATTTGACGGCACGACAATTCTCTTGCAACTCCAGGTCAGCTGCTTACTGAAGCCTTCAAATACCCATAAAATGACGTCATTGCCCTGACTAAGATGAGTAAGATCCATGGGAttgtattaaatatttataattttaaccaTATTTATTGCACGAGATacaactttttatatatatatatatattatttgggTAAACATACTGTACAGTTAATCGTCTTCTTATGATAGAGGTGCATCAATATGTTGTTTGGGTTTACTTCCTTAATTATGgttcatgaaaaattataaatgaaagaaaatttatcGTAATTTACGTTTCCCTTTAAtttatcttatatattatgaattttttccttaattttgaTACTTTAAGCATGTTCATGTAAAATGGGGCATTcaagaaatgtaaaattaGTCAATCAAATGGATAcatcattaattttattttaaaaaactttccaccactaattagtctaatttaTTGTTATGAGCgctaaaattatttcaaaaacagACTAATTGGGTCggtaaaagttttaaaaaaaaagactgaTTGCTATCAAAATTTCGAATCATCATTTAAGAAATAAAACCCGTGCAACGCACATGCATAACAACTAATAGTATAGTAATAGATATATAAgactaattataatttaatttcataaattaaataaggCAATAATTAGTACATAAGTTATAAAAGAggcaaaaatttgaagaacTCGTGTCAACcctgataaaaaaataaaatcatgtcCACCAATCTAAAAGGAGATTATGCacccaaaaattaaaaaagaaaccaaCCACGACAGGATGAATTTTTGTCTTTCACATTTGTGAAGATTTATTACATCGTGTCTTACGTTAATCACATACATAAATTAGAGAACCCAATAGTTTTGCAGTAGTTTATGTCTGAAGAAAAGCACAATGGTGAAGAACTGACTTTCACGtctaatggtacaaaataagGTTGCATGTGcacaaaaaattgaataactCGCGATTAGTGATAATATTTTTCCAAAGTCAAACCAGCTACAATTTATCCATGTTATATCTACTATTTATAACatattatacataatataatatagataatatatcatatatatatatatatatcaaaaaaatgatctaatttactttttaaaaagcaaatatataacatcatatctataaaaaaatatgatctaATTTGTTTGGtgaaaagcaaatatataaCACACACCCTATCATATCTATAAAAAGTATGATCTAATTTATTTGTTGAAAaatcttttcataaaatatttttaattttaaaaaaattcaataaagagaaaataatgaccgatctcataaatctatatctacatcgatttgttttaaaaaattaaatatctcAAAAAAGCTAAAAACTAAGGAAAATAACAACTAGTAcaataaatctatatttatatgttttcaaaattttaaaaaataaaaaaatcatttttagaaaatgataaaaaaatgaaaaaataatgatcgaTCAgacaaatctatatctatatatttttaaaaaatttaaaattttgtttttaaaaaaagctcaaacaattgaaaaaaatttcatttggtAATCGAATTTTTTGAGGCCATTTGGCCAAGCTCTCAATAACtccattttatattatacatatataggaaaaacatatttttggtcctcaacctttTGTGCTTTTATCATTTTGTGTCctaaacattttctttttgccattcTCATCCTCAATCTTTCACTATTTTACCACTTTATTTTGACTGTCCAATTTTCCGTCGAAAAGGAAAACTGGAGGAGGAGGTGGGGCCCTTGCCCACGGCCTCCCCCAATTTGGGTCGCCGCCAATCTCTTTAGTCATTGGCGACCCCAACAAGGCAGTGGTGGCCGCCGGCATGGACACCCCACCACCGCccaaattttacaaaatttaaaccaaaaattaaaataaaaaagcaaatCGAGGTTGACCCCGATGGGGGGGATAGTAGTCGCCAGCGAGGCTCCCCCCAACCCAACCACCTTCATGATTTACTAACTCGAGAAATTGTCTTCATTGATTATAGAGGGCTGCTTGAGATGATTTATCTCGGACGGTGAACTTCGGTGAGACTGGGTAGAGGCAAACATTAGGCTCGGCAGTTTTGGTTCAGGGTACAGTAGGAATCGACGAGGACTcttgaaattagaaaaagtgTATTCTTGCAGTTAGCAGTTTAGAGCACATGCTCTGTTCCAGATGCGCGAACTGCAAACTCTTTTTCCAGAGCAAGTTTCATCGGGTCGGAGGCAGGATATGTCGTCTGCAGCTCCACCTCCCCGGTTGGAGGCAGGACAAGTCATATGCAGCTCCATCCCTGTTGCTTGTCAAAGCCATCGGAGTAATTTCATTGCTATCGTGAAAAACAACATCACGTTGATCAACTAAAGCTATGCGCCCTACTGTTGAGAGTTGTCAATCCCATATCGGAAAAATAGAACGAAATCCTtggatttatatgagattAGGTACCACAACTTATTAGTTCAAGATTTTGAATTAGAG from Punica granatum isolate Tunisia-2019 chromosome 3, ASM765513v2, whole genome shotgun sequence includes:
- the LOC116199125 gene encoding MLO-like protein 4 yields the protein MEEGTEEGRSLAETPTYSVASVVTVMVAFGFFFHACLKWTAKWLDRTKRKSLLAALEKIKEELMLFGLLSLLMGHWIEFIAKVCIKSSALSSRFYPCARQDDYKSSTEHLTLYYLNSSVSKDQQALTGQRNFCQEGHESFASYESLEQLRRFLFVLAVIHVSYSFATIALAMIQIYSWTTWENQAKTMAIQGSEGCPPREASGNIRIMRVSTFIFHHTSHPWSQHRVLVWLLCFSRQLWSSINRPDYMALRLGFINMHELPLSYDFHNYMLRSMEEEFRDIVGISIPLWIYAILCIFLDFHGSNIYFWMSFLPSLLILLIGTKLHRIIIKLAVEIMDSCPTGDQQFKLRDELFWFGKPRLLLWLIQFISFQNAFEMATVIWSLWEIRDTTCFMDNRILLVIRLVFGVVSQFWCSFVTFPLYVIVTQMGSRFKKTVISENVRRSLHGWQRRAKAKQHGSSAPLLGAMSVASLDSLVDDDDAERSVDPIETHDTESITSSAQEDISAAHLDCNLPQREDHHSKLKNDEWPDKIHRYPLFDGHNSDGSSDRD